One Methylomonas sp. LL1 DNA window includes the following coding sequences:
- the recD gene encoding exodeoxyribonuclease V subunit alpha gives MNGNTVMSRIAHWVALGWLSQLDQAFAGFLQDQDGDAGETLLWAGALVSHQLGRGEVFLDLEKLCADPGLTLAIPSDEAWQSADDETDLALSVFKARTVADWTSELAQSSLVASGQGNTPLVLHDGRLYLRRYWRYQQILDSEISRRLQPVRQQLPASLQHSLNQLFSDNREQPDWQKIACVLALRARFAIITGGPGTGKTTTLTKLLSLLIELAAEESQRKLSILLAAPTGKAAARVSESIAIALEKLPMPEAIKQQIPKKAATLHRLLGSRPDSRGYRHHKHNPLLADIVIVDEASMIDLEMMASLLDALPDHTQLILLGDKDQLASVEAGSVMGDLCRGAEHAAYDQTTLDWLADYAGETLPLAPDAGSAINQQTVMLRHSHRFGSNSGIGQLARAVNTGAAGRAQDILSDTQTYADLKRILLSDAFDARLKQLVLAADDRPGYGEYLQVMQRQRSGDTDAHQQWAQAVLTAFDRFQVLCALRRGDWGVEGLNQRIEQWLFPGKKTGLWYQGRPVMITRNDYNLGLMNGDIGIALPDAGGKLRVAFPGDQNSEPGALRWVSPMRLPDVETAFAMTVHKSQGSEFHHVALILPEVRSPVLTRELVYTGITRAKEHFTLLESRAGIFEQAIRSSFR, from the coding sequence ATGAACGGGAACACAGTCATGAGCCGGATAGCACACTGGGTCGCGCTAGGCTGGCTGAGCCAGCTGGATCAGGCATTTGCCGGTTTCTTACAGGATCAGGATGGCGATGCCGGCGAAACGCTGTTATGGGCCGGTGCCCTGGTCAGCCATCAACTAGGACGAGGCGAAGTGTTTCTGGATTTGGAAAAACTCTGCGCCGATCCCGGCTTGACCCTGGCGATACCCAGCGATGAAGCTTGGCAATCGGCGGATGATGAAACCGATCTGGCATTATCGGTATTCAAGGCCCGAACAGTGGCCGACTGGACCAGCGAACTGGCGCAATCGAGTCTGGTGGCAAGCGGTCAAGGCAACACACCCTTGGTTTTGCACGACGGCCGTCTGTATTTACGCCGCTATTGGCGCTATCAACAAATTCTGGACAGTGAAATCAGCCGGCGCCTGCAACCGGTCAGGCAGCAACTGCCGGCATCCTTGCAACACAGCTTGAATCAACTGTTTAGCGACAACCGGGAACAACCCGACTGGCAAAAAATTGCCTGCGTGTTGGCCTTGCGCGCCCGCTTTGCCATCATCACCGGCGGCCCCGGCACCGGCAAAACCACTACCTTGACCAAGCTGTTGAGCCTGTTGATCGAACTGGCCGCCGAGGAAAGCCAACGCAAACTGAGCATTTTATTGGCAGCCCCCACCGGCAAGGCCGCGGCCCGAGTCAGCGAATCGATAGCCATCGCCCTGGAAAAGCTGCCGATGCCGGAAGCGATCAAACAGCAGATTCCGAAGAAAGCCGCCACCTTGCACCGCTTGCTGGGCAGCCGCCCGGATAGCCGGGGTTACCGGCATCATAAACACAATCCGCTGCTGGCGGACATCGTCATCGTCGACGAAGCCTCAATGATAGACCTGGAAATGATGGCCTCGCTGCTGGATGCGCTGCCTGACCATACCCAGCTGATCCTGTTGGGCGACAAGGATCAGCTAGCCTCGGTGGAAGCCGGTTCGGTGATGGGCGATTTATGCCGGGGAGCCGAGCATGCGGCCTATGATCAGACTACTTTGGATTGGCTGGCAGACTATGCGGGCGAAACATTGCCGTTAGCGCCCGATGCGGGCTCGGCCATAAACCAGCAAACCGTGATGCTGCGCCATAGTCATCGTTTCGGCTCTAACAGCGGCATCGGCCAACTGGCGCGAGCCGTCAATACCGGCGCTGCCGGCCGCGCCCAGGACATTTTATCCGATACCCAAACCTATGCCGACCTCAAGCGCATACTGTTGTCCGATGCGTTCGATGCGCGCTTAAAACAATTGGTATTGGCGGCCGACGACAGGCCCGGTTATGGCGAATACTTGCAAGTCATGCAACGGCAGCGCTCGGGCGATACGGACGCGCACCAGCAATGGGCGCAAGCGGTGTTGACGGCTTTCGACCGCTTTCAGGTGTTGTGCGCGCTACGTCGGGGCGACTGGGGCGTGGAAGGCTTGAATCAGCGCATCGAACAATGGCTGTTTCCGGGCAAGAAAACCGGGCTGTGGTACCAAGGCCGGCCGGTGATGATCACCCGCAACGATTACAACCTGGGCTTGATGAACGGCGACATCGGCATCGCCTTGCCGGATGCGGGCGGCAAACTGCGGGTAGCGTTTCCGGGCGATCAAAATAGCGAGCCAGGCGCGCTGCGCTGGGTTTCGCCGATGCGTTTACCGGATGTGGAAACCGCTTTCGCGATGACGGTACACAAGTCGCAAGGCTCGGAATTCCATCATGTGGCCCTGATCCTGCCGGAAGTGCGCAGCCCGGTATTGACCCGAGAACTGGTCTATACCGGCATCACCCGCGCCAAGGAACATTTTACCTTGCTGGAAAGCCGGGCCGGCATTTTCGAGCAGGCAATTCGGTCCAGCTTCCGCTAG
- a CDS encoding IS1595 family transposase — MQAKITSFWEWQQHFADEKSCLQAIINLRWPEGFCCPRCGHQKGWLLQTRHVYECAVCHHHTSVTAGTLFHNTKLPLVKWFWSLYWVSSDKGSISALRLTKLIGVSWLTAQRLLRKLRTAMGDQNNLYKLSGIIEFDDAFIGGKRAGKRGRGAAGKTTILVACEHNDGKPGFVAMKVVEQVTHESVRAFAQQTLAPGQTLHTDALAALNVLAEEHHHIAKVTPPEMASEWLPWVHVVISNLKSYLLGTYHGVSGNYVQEYLDEFCYRLNRRFWENQIPNRLLTLCVTHDPVFLQPATCS, encoded by the coding sequence ATGCAAGCAAAGATCACGAGTTTTTGGGAGTGGCAACAGCACTTTGCCGATGAAAAAAGTTGTCTTCAAGCCATCATCAACCTCAGGTGGCCTGAAGGGTTTTGCTGTCCACGCTGTGGCCATCAGAAAGGTTGGTTGCTCCAGACACGACATGTCTACGAATGTGCAGTTTGTCATCATCACACATCGGTGACAGCCGGCACCTTGTTTCACAACACCAAATTACCGCTCGTGAAATGGTTTTGGAGTCTTTATTGGGTATCGTCGGACAAGGGTAGTATCTCCGCATTGCGGCTGACCAAACTAATTGGTGTTTCCTGGCTGACGGCGCAACGGCTGTTGAGAAAATTACGCACGGCCATGGGTGATCAGAATAATCTGTACAAACTAAGCGGCATTATCGAATTCGATGATGCCTTTATCGGCGGCAAACGTGCCGGTAAACGCGGGCGAGGCGCCGCCGGTAAAACCACTATTTTAGTGGCTTGCGAACATAATGATGGTAAGCCCGGCTTTGTGGCTATGAAGGTGGTTGAGCAGGTGACGCACGAGAGTGTTAGAGCATTCGCCCAACAAACGCTTGCCCCAGGCCAAACCCTGCATACCGATGCGCTGGCTGCGCTCAATGTGCTGGCCGAGGAACATCACCATATCGCCAAGGTAACCCCTCCTGAAATGGCGAGTGAATGGTTACCTTGGGTTCATGTGGTCATCAGTAACCTTAAAAGCTATTTGCTGGGTACTTACCATGGTGTGTCAGGTAACTATGTACAGGAATATCTCGACGAATTTTGCTATCGGTTGAATCGACGATTTTGGGAAAACCAGATTCCTAACCGATTACTCACGCTATGCGTCACACATGACCCGGTATTTCTTCAACCTGCAACTTGTTCATAG
- the recB gene encoding exodeoxyribonuclease V subunit beta, with product MTATAIDPLQFPLSGTRLIEASAGTGKTYTIAALYVRLILGHGRQGAELLPPDILVVTFTDAATKELRERIRARLTQAAGYFREKTVENDDFLQRLRADYAAEHWPACAYRLELAANWMDEAAVYTIHGWCNRTLQQHAFDSGSLFRQEVDSDDQELLNQVVRDYWRRFFYPLSYTACLAVYKLAGSPDQLAKILKPLLFETEALGLECPEQDIAKVFGDWENWEIQRGNLENQARTQWLNDQPTIETLLKDASEKGWLNGNQYRKASFNEKLKQMAAWAAGDQLDLDALAKFGQQKLQAGLTKAHQDKAHPFEQAAFQAIDSLVEHSAEQIDIAGLISLHAIHWIRARYDSEKQRIARMTFDDMLNRLDQALQGDNAERLATAIVKQYPMALIDEFQDTDPVQYRIFARLYPADADRDSACFMIGDPKQAIYSFRGGDIFTYLKAHQATLGRHYTLSTNYRSTEALVWAVNRVFEQADTSQAEGAFCFKHDDHDPLPFIPVNAQGRHETWVIKQQSVPALTLWQLPSETPIGMPDYRRQMADATASEIVRLLHGAGQGQTGFQSEPGGIRPLQPADIAILVRSGTEAKVMRQALAERQLRSVYLSERESIFASPEAADLLIWLKALAEPRDERKVRAALSSATIGWPYQTLRQLTLDEAAWEQQLERFIAYQQRWQQDGILPTLRQLMSDYALPARLQTAADGERRLTNLLHLAELLQQASSHLEGEQALIRHLAETIAATDQTGEESVIRLESDANLIKIVTIHKSKGLEYPLVFLPFICSFREVGGRNNRYYRYHDAEFNLSIDLTKSDEIKAISDKERLQEDLRLLYVAITRARFACWLGMAPIKIGNSKTSQLDKSAMGYLLGWRAGSDLSSCLTQLKGDCEAISISELPEASPDKYQPPQTKPALDAARVSTARIIDHWWIASYSALQTDQSATGKITDSLAEAENPREDKHGDEADPTPVLPTPVPAGIHALPRGAEPGVLVHELLEQSAQCGFNSVQSQPELGRQLIANIFKSPLWDNKRDILEQGLRQWLTLPLLEDTDLSLSGLDSSQYQAEMEFWLGAENVDVSVIDRLVCRHTFAGQARPGLLANQINGLLKGFIDLLFVHNGQYYVLDYKFNALGNDATAYNRDKLVNAMLSKRYDLQSVLYLLALHRLLKTRLGDCYDYDSHIGGSVYLFLRGVESPNAGRLVDKPPRVLIETLDALFGGDSMTGIAA from the coding sequence ATGACCGCCACCGCCATCGATCCGTTGCAATTCCCTCTGTCCGGCACCCGTCTGATCGAGGCCAGCGCCGGCACCGGCAAGACTTATACCATCGCCGCGCTGTATGTGCGTCTGATACTCGGCCACGGCCGGCAAGGCGCCGAATTATTGCCGCCGGACATTCTGGTGGTGACCTTTACCGATGCGGCCACCAAGGAACTGCGCGAACGTATCCGCGCCCGTCTGACTCAGGCGGCGGGATATTTTCGGGAAAAAACCGTCGAGAACGACGATTTCCTGCAAAGGCTGCGCGCCGATTATGCGGCCGAACACTGGCCGGCTTGCGCCTACCGGCTGGAACTGGCCGCCAACTGGATGGACGAGGCAGCGGTTTACACCATACACGGCTGGTGCAACCGGACGCTGCAACAACATGCTTTCGATAGCGGTAGCCTGTTTCGGCAGGAAGTCGACAGCGACGATCAGGAATTGCTGAATCAGGTGGTGCGCGATTATTGGCGGCGGTTTTTTTACCCCTTGTCTTACACGGCCTGCCTGGCGGTCTACAAGTTGGCCGGTTCGCCGGACCAATTGGCCAAAATCCTGAAACCTCTTCTATTCGAAACCGAGGCCTTGGGTCTGGAGTGCCCGGAACAGGACATTGCCAAGGTATTTGGTGACTGGGAAAATTGGGAAATCCAACGCGGTAACCTGGAAAATCAGGCCCGTACACAATGGCTTAACGACCAACCCACGATTGAAACCCTGTTAAAAGATGCCTCGGAAAAAGGCTGGCTCAACGGCAACCAATACCGTAAGGCCAGCTTTAACGAAAAACTCAAGCAAATGGCGGCCTGGGCGGCCGGCGATCAACTCGATCTCGACGCCCTGGCAAAATTCGGCCAACAAAAACTCCAGGCCGGTTTGACCAAAGCTCATCAGGACAAGGCCCATCCGTTCGAACAGGCCGCGTTTCAAGCCATCGATAGCTTGGTCGAGCATAGCGCCGAACAAATCGACATCGCCGGCCTAATCAGCCTTCATGCCATCCATTGGATACGCGCGCGCTACGATAGCGAAAAACAGCGCATCGCTCGGATGACTTTCGACGATATGTTGAACAGGCTGGATCAAGCATTGCAAGGCGACAACGCCGAGCGGTTGGCGACCGCCATCGTCAAGCAATACCCGATGGCGTTGATCGACGAGTTTCAGGATACCGATCCTGTGCAATACCGGATTTTCGCCCGTCTGTATCCGGCCGATGCCGACCGGGATTCGGCTTGTTTCATGATCGGCGACCCCAAGCAGGCGATTTATTCCTTTCGCGGCGGCGATATTTTTACCTACCTGAAAGCCCATCAGGCCACGCTGGGCCGGCATTACACCTTGAGCACCAACTATCGCTCGACCGAGGCTCTGGTATGGGCCGTCAACCGGGTATTTGAGCAGGCCGACACCAGCCAAGCCGAAGGCGCGTTTTGCTTCAAACACGACGATCACGACCCGTTGCCGTTCATTCCGGTTAATGCCCAAGGACGCCACGAAACCTGGGTCATCAAGCAACAATCAGTCCCCGCACTGACGCTTTGGCAACTACCTTCGGAAACGCCGATAGGCATGCCGGATTATCGCCGGCAAATGGCCGATGCCACCGCCAGCGAAATCGTGCGACTGCTGCATGGCGCCGGCCAAGGCCAAACCGGCTTTCAATCCGAACCCGGCGGCATCCGCCCGTTGCAACCGGCCGACATTGCGATCTTGGTGCGCAGCGGCACCGAAGCCAAGGTCATGCGCCAGGCGCTGGCCGAGCGGCAATTGCGTAGCGTTTATCTGTCCGAACGCGAATCGATTTTTGCCAGCCCGGAAGCCGCCGATCTGCTGATCTGGCTGAAAGCCCTGGCCGAACCGCGCGACGAACGCAAGGTGCGCGCGGCATTGAGTAGCGCCACTATCGGCTGGCCGTATCAAACCCTAAGGCAATTGACCTTGGACGAAGCCGCCTGGGAGCAACAACTGGAACGTTTCATCGCTTACCAGCAACGTTGGCAACAAGACGGCATTTTGCCGACCCTGCGCCAGTTGATGAGCGATTACGCCCTGCCCGCCCGTTTGCAAACCGCTGCCGACGGCGAACGCCGTTTGACCAATTTATTGCATCTGGCCGAATTGCTGCAGCAAGCCAGCAGCCACCTGGAAGGCGAACAAGCCTTGATCCGCCATCTGGCCGAAACCATCGCCGCCACCGATCAAACCGGCGAGGAAAGCGTGATACGGTTGGAAAGCGACGCCAACCTGATCAAAATCGTCACGATACATAAATCCAAGGGCTTGGAATATCCGCTGGTGTTTCTGCCGTTCATTTGTAGTTTTCGCGAAGTCGGCGGCCGCAATAACCGCTACTACCGTTATCACGATGCTGAATTCAATCTAAGCATCGATCTGACTAAAAGCGACGAGATCAAGGCTATCAGCGACAAGGAACGCCTGCAGGAAGACTTGCGTTTGCTGTATGTCGCCATCACCCGCGCCCGATTCGCCTGCTGGCTGGGAATGGCGCCGATTAAAATCGGTAATAGCAAAACCAGCCAGCTGGATAAAAGCGCAATGGGTTATCTGTTGGGTTGGCGGGCCGGCAGCGACCTCAGCAGTTGTCTGACTCAACTGAAAGGCGATTGCGAAGCCATCTCCATCAGCGAACTGCCCGAAGCCAGCCCGGACAAATACCAGCCGCCGCAAACCAAACCGGCCCTGGATGCTGCCCGCGTGTCGACCGCTCGAATAATCGACCACTGGTGGATAGCCAGTTACTCGGCCCTGCAAACCGACCAGTCCGCGACCGGCAAAATCACCGACAGTTTGGCCGAGGCGGAAAACCCACGCGAGGACAAACACGGCGACGAAGCCGACCCGACACCGGTGCTGCCCACTCCGGTTCCCGCCGGCATTCATGCCCTGCCGCGCGGCGCCGAACCTGGCGTACTGGTGCATGAATTATTGGAGCAATCCGCCCAATGCGGGTTTAACAGCGTGCAATCCCAGCCCGAACTGGGCCGGCAGCTGATAGCCAATATATTTAAGTCTCCGCTGTGGGATAACAAACGCGATATTCTGGAACAGGGTTTGCGGCAATGGCTGACGCTGCCGTTACTGGAAGACACCGATCTTAGCCTGTCCGGCCTGGATAGTAGCCAATATCAGGCCGAGATGGAGTTTTGGTTGGGGGCTGAGAATGTCGATGTTTCTGTCATCGATAGGCTGGTCTGCCGCCATACTTTCGCCGGCCAGGCCAGGCCGGGGTTACTGGCCAATCAAATCAACGGCCTGTTGAAAGGCTTCATCGACCTGCTGTTTGTGCATAACGGCCAATATTATGTATTGGATTATAAATTCAACGCCCTTGGCAACGACGCCACCGCCTACAACCGCGACAAGCTGGTCAATGCAATGCTGAGCAAACGTTACGATCTGCAATCGGTGCTGTATCTATTGGCGCTGCATCGCTTGTTGAAAACCCGGCTGGGCGATTGCTACGATTACGACAGCCATATCGGCGGCAGCGTCTATTTGTTTTTACGCGGCGTTGAAAGTCCCAATGCCGGCCGGCTGGTGGATAAACCGCCTAGAGTGCTGATCGAGACATTGGACGCCTTATTCGGCGGCGATTCGATGACAGGCATCGCCGCATGA